The proteins below come from a single bacterium genomic window:
- a CDS encoding GyrI-like domain-containing protein — protein MPKIDIKETPALTVASLESTGSFDEVGRVFMELFRWVLVSGGKVASYPMALFPSPPDQVPAEGVRFEACIPIDPAAALKPGDGVAIRQLPAATVAFVRHHGGYGKVGLAYDRILTWAAQAGYEVAGPSRELYLTNPMQTEEGDLVTEIQVPVRKSA, from the coding sequence ATGCCAAAGATCGATATCAAGGAAACCCCCGCTCTCACGGTGGCCTCTCTTGAATCAACCGGCTCCTTCGACGAGGTGGGCCGGGTATTCATGGAGCTGTTTCGCTGGGTCCTGGTGAGCGGAGGCAAGGTAGCCTCCTATCCCATGGCCCTGTTCCCCTCTCCCCCGGACCAGGTGCCGGCCGAGGGCGTGCGCTTCGAGGCGTGCATCCCCATTGACCCTGCCGCCGCTCTGAAACCGGGAGACGGTGTCGCCATCCGGCAACTGCCGGCCGCCACTGTCGCCTTTGTGCGTCATCATGGAGGGTACGGCAAGGTAGGACTCGCCTACGACCGCATCCTGACCTGGGCGGCCCAGGCCGGATACGAGGTGGCTGGCCCAAGCAGGGAACTCTACCTGACAAACCCGATGCAGACTGAGGAAGGGGACCTGGTCACGGAAATTCAGGTTC